The sequence CTTCTTGATTTCAAGAATCCCAATCTGATTTTCGATCACATATTTATTTATGGCCTTTGGGTCTAGTGGCAATATCTCTTTGACCTGAAAACCTCTGAGCCATGGAGTTGTGAGCTTCTGATCACCGGTTAGATAGGCAATCGCTGGAGAGACCAACCCCAATGAGTATTGAGCGGCAAACTCACCGAGCAGGTGGGAGCGAATAAGCGAGTTGTCCGGTTCGTAAATAAATTCGCTCAGTTCGCGCACTGCACCCTGGATCTCACCGACTCCATCAAATACTTTTCGCTCACCATTTTTGATTAGCAAGGCTGAGCGCATGTTGCCACGAGAGAGTTTTCCGAAGTAGAGCATTAGCTCGACCAGGTCACCATTATGAGAAACCCATTGGGCTTCGCAGTGCTCAGGGATTAGCTCGTGATCTGTGGCGGGGCCGAGCTTTACGGCGGTGGGTGCGGTCTTTGCCTTTTCGAAAACCCAGTCAAGTGATGGGCTGAAATCACTTGGAGTCAAACGAATATGAGTTCTGCCTTTTCGATTAATCTCTCTTCTGGCAGGGTCGATAAAAACTCCCATATCCTGAGTGTCTTGTGATTTGGCGTCTGCTTGAATCACCTTTGCATTTGGAAAACTCGCAAGATTAAAAGTTGCCAAAGCGGCGGTTTGCTCATCTTGTTCAACTGCCAAAACAGTTATGTCTAGGGCCGCAAGGCTCATGGCATCCGCGCCAATCCCACAACCCAGGTCGGCAACCCGCTTGATGCCAGCCTGCCTAAAGCGTTCGGCGTGAAGTGCGGCTACAGGCAATCTAGTGGCCTGCTCGAGCCCGGCTTCTGAATAAAGCATGTGGTTTGCAAACTCACCGAACTTGGCCTTTGCTCGATGCCTAAGCCGAGCCTGGTTTACAACTGCGGTTACCAATACAGCCTCGTGGCCCTGGTTGCGAAGCCTAGTGATCAGCGACAGCACATCCGCCTTGGAATCCAGTGGCCCGAGTTTGTTCAATAACGCCAAGGCCTCGGGCGTTAGTAGTTCTGCAATATTTGATTCCACACCTCAAACGCTATCGGGTTTGACGGTGGCGCTCATCTTGACTGCTTGCTTCTTAGGGCCTAAAGTTGGGTTAGCACTCACGAGGTGAGACTGCTAATCAAAACTTTAGATATAGAAGAGGTTTCAGTGTCGGTTTCAATCAAGCCACTAGAAGATCGAATCGTTGTTCGCCCAGTTGAGGCTGAGCAGAAGACCGCATCTGGTCTGGTAATCCCAGACACCGCAAAAGAGAAGCCCCAAGAGGCTGAGGTAGTTGCAGTTGGCCCAGGCCGCTTCAATGAGTCTGGCGATCGCATCCCAGTTGATGTTGCAGTCGGCGACTTGGTGATCTTCTCGAAGTATGGCGGCACAGAGCTCAAGTATGACGGCCAGGAGTACCTAGTACTTTCAGCTCGCGACGTTCTTGCGATTGTGGTTCGCTAAATAAAATTCGTAATCAAAACGCCCCGGGTGACCGGGGCGTTTTGCTTTAAGTTCTAGCCCCTAAGCTTTTATGGTGATGGCGAGAAGCAAAAAAACTACCGGGTTGATTTTTGGCTTTAGTGCGTATCTAATCTGGGGCTCATTTCCTTTGATTATTGTGGCGGCAAATTTCGCCGACCCACTGGAAATTGTTACCTGGCGAGTCATCTTTGGTTTTTTATTCGCAGCCCTTTTGGTGACCATCACTCGCAAGTGGCGCGAGATTATTCTGATTATGAGATCTCCGAAAAAATTGGGCTGGATAGCTGTGGCTGCGCTATTTATATTTATTAATTGGGAGGTCTACGTAATTGCCGTCGCGACTGGCAACACTATTGAGAGCTCTCTCGGTTATTTCATAAACCCTTTGATAACGATACTTTTCGCGGTTTTACTGCTCAAAGAAAGGCTGCGAACCACCCAGTGGGCGGCACTTGGTATTGGCTTTGTAGCAGTTGTGATTCTCACGTTTGATTATGGGCGTCCGCCCTGGATCGCCTTCATTCTCGCTATTAGCTTCGCCACCTACTCACTTGCCAAAAATAAAGTCGGCGGCAAGATCGGTGCACTGCAGTCCTTCACCATCGAATCCGCAGTATTGGTGCCGGTGGCAGTGCTTCAGTTTTTGCTGGTAGCCAACACCCTTGAAATCCAAATCACCAAGGGCCCCCTTGAGGCAAGCGTTCTTATCGGATTCGGGATTCTGACTGCAATTCCCTTGATTCTGTTTGGTTCTGCAGCTTCTAGAATTCCGCTGTCGATGATTGGCTTTATTCAGTACCTCACCCCGGTGTTGCAGTTTTCGACTGCTTACTTCATTCTGGGTGAAGAGATGCCGCCGGTTCGCTGGATTGGATTTTCATTGGTCTGGCTCTCCTTGGTGGTGCTAACTTCAGACGCCTTGCTTCGCAAAAGGCCTGCGATCCCGCTTGTTCCCAACTCCTAGTGCTAAATCTGAAACATAATTGTTACGCACTCCTTATAAGCCCTTAGGGTCTTCGGAATACGTATCTACAAGCCTTAATAACTTCGGATTCCGTTGTTTGTGTGGTTTATAAGGGCTATTTCGCAGTGCGAAACTGTTTATTGGCAGAATATCGTGCGAAACAACAGTGCGGGCTGATTCAGCACTAGTTATGATTTTCTCAGATCGCGTAAATTCGTGCGCGCATCCGTTTTTCCTATTGCTATTTCAAGGAGCAAAATGACAACAAAGTTCAAGAGGTCATCCTTCACCAGAAGGGCACTGTCCGCTGCATCGATCGCAATGGTGGGCGCCGTAGTCCTAGCCGGTTGCGCCACCGCAGAACCCGAAACCACCGAGACAGCTGCTGAGGAGACTTCGGCACCTGCCACAATATCTCCAGGTGGCTGTGAGCTAGCTCCAGAGCAAGATGGCGACCTAGTATTCAAAATGGGTACCGCACTTCCATTGACCGGTAACTTGGCATTCCTAGGCCCACCGGAAGAGGCTGGAGTTGCACTAGCTGTTGACGAAGTCAACGCGGCCGGCAAGGGAATCACCATTGACATGACTCTTGGTGACTCGGGTGACACCGATAACAAGGCTTACGACACCGAGATTCCTCGCCTATTAGGCGCCGGAGTCCAGGCAATTGTTGGAGCTGCGTCTTCAGGCACTTCGCTTCAGTTCATCGACCGAGTCATTGCTGAATGTGTTATTCAGTTCTCACCGGCCAACACCTCCGCAGCATTCACCGACTACGAGGACAAGGGACTTTACTTCCGTACCGCCCCCTCAGACGTTCTTCAGGGTGAAGTTCTAGGAAACCTAATCGCAGAAGATGGTCACCAGAGGATCTCATTGATCGTTCTAAATGACTCCTATGGAACCGGACTTGCGAGCTACGTTACCACTGCTTTTGAGGCAGCTGGCGGCGAGGTAATTGCAGCCCCGACCTACAACACCGGAGACACTAACTTCACCGCTCAGATTGCTGAGGCTCTTGCTGGCGACCCAGATGCTATCGTTCTGATCACCTTCGACGAGGCAAAGACAATCGTTCCCGAGTTGGTATCGCAGTTCCCAGCGGACAAGCTCTACTTCGTGGACGGTAACCTAACCGACTACTCAGCAGACTTTGCTCCTGGCACCTTGATGGACGCAAAGGGAACCTACCCTGGTGTTAACGAATCCACAATCGGCGACTTCATCACCCTGATGGACGAGAACTGGCAGGCAGCAGGCAATGCAGCCCTAGCGCTCAATGCCTATGGTCCAGAGTCTTATGACGCTGTCATCCTTCTAGCCCTTGCAGCTCTTGAGGCCCGCAGCACCGAAGGTGCAAACGTGGCTCTCAAGCTCCAGGAGGTTTCAGGTGGCTCC is a genomic window of Candidatus Aquiluna sp. UB-MaderosW2red containing:
- a CDS encoding ABC transporter substrate-binding protein, encoding MTTKFKRSSFTRRALSAASIAMVGAVVLAGCATAEPETTETAAEETSAPATISPGGCELAPEQDGDLVFKMGTALPLTGNLAFLGPPEEAGVALAVDEVNAAGKGITIDMTLGDSGDTDNKAYDTEIPRLLGAGVQAIVGAASSGTSLQFIDRVIAECVIQFSPANTSAAFTDYEDKGLYFRTAPSDVLQGEVLGNLIAEDGHQRISLIVLNDSYGTGLASYVTTAFEAAGGEVIAAPTYNTGDTNFTAQIAEALAGDPDAIVLITFDEAKTIVPELVSQFPADKLYFVDGNLTDYSADFAPGTLMDAKGTYPGVNESTIGDFITLMDENWQAAGNAALALNAYGPESYDAVILLALAALEARSTEGANVALKLQEVSGGSGMGTKCTSFAECADIINGGGTADYDGPSGAIEFNDVGDPTKGNILIQQFDGNNVPVTIRG
- a CDS encoding class I SAM-dependent methyltransferase, which encodes MESNIAELLTPEALALLNKLGPLDSKADVLSLITRLRNQGHEAVLVTAVVNQARLRHRAKAKFGEFANHMLYSEAGLEQATRLPVAALHAERFRQAGIKRVADLGCGIGADAMSLAALDITVLAVEQDEQTAALATFNLASFPNAKVIQADAKSQDTQDMGVFIDPARREINRKGRTHIRLTPSDFSPSLDWVFEKAKTAPTAVKLGPATDHELIPEHCEAQWVSHNGDLVELMLYFGKLSRGNMRSALLIKNGERKVFDGVGEIQGAVRELSEFIYEPDNSLIRSHLLGEFAAQYSLGLVSPAIAYLTGDQKLTTPWLRGFQVKEILPLDPKAINKYVIENQIGILEIKKRGVDITPEELRKKLRLKGSGTATLIMTKVLGARKAIIANPI
- the rarD gene encoding EamA family transporter RarD codes for the protein MARSKKTTGLIFGFSAYLIWGSFPLIIVAANFADPLEIVTWRVIFGFLFAALLVTITRKWREIILIMRSPKKLGWIAVAALFIFINWEVYVIAVATGNTIESSLGYFINPLITILFAVLLLKERLRTTQWAALGIGFVAVVILTFDYGRPPWIAFILAISFATYSLAKNKVGGKIGALQSFTIESAVLVPVAVLQFLLVANTLEIQITKGPLEASVLIGFGILTAIPLILFGSAASRIPLSMIGFIQYLTPVLQFSTAYFILGEEMPPVRWIGFSLVWLSLVVLTSDALLRKRPAIPLVPNS
- the groES gene encoding co-chaperone GroES; translation: MSVSIKPLEDRIVVRPVEAEQKTASGLVIPDTAKEKPQEAEVVAVGPGRFNESGDRIPVDVAVGDLVIFSKYGGTELKYDGQEYLVLSARDVLAIVVR